A section of the Streptomyces sp. NBC_01591 genome encodes:
- a CDS encoding ABC transporter substrate-binding protein: MRQPSVISRRVAAATAVLVVAAGAAACGPKDNKGGDGSSGAAGKPEKGGTLTVLNSKPQEDFDPARLYTSGGGNIPSLVFRTLTTRNREDGAAGAKVVPDLATDLGTPSKNATVWTYTLKDDLKYEDGTAITSADIKYGIERSFAAELSGGAPYLRDWLIGGADYQGPYKDKKGLDSIETPDAKTIVFHLNKPEGEFPFLATQTQTTPVPEAKDKGTKYEVHPLSSGPYKVVKNEGDGERLTLERNPHWSEATDEERKAYPDRIDVRSGLDSAVINQRLSASQGADAAAVTTDTNLGPAELAKVTGDKKLAARVGTGHFGYTNYIAFNPKVKPFDNPKVRQAISYAVDRSSVVNAAGGSSLAEPATTFLPDQAAFGYTPYDHFPAGKTGNAAKAKELLKGAGYPKGLTVTLTHSNDKDFATSPEIATALQEALKKAGITVKLQGLESNDYSDTVYNVKSEPGFFLGGWGADWPSGGPFFAPIFDGRQIVKSGYNFNSGQLNDPAVNKEIDEINKLTDLGAAAKRWGALDKKVGEQALTVPLFHPVYKRLYGESVKNVVISDWTGVLDISQVAVK, translated from the coding sequence ATGCGTCAACCGTCCGTCATATCGCGCCGCGTGGCAGCGGCCACCGCAGTACTCGTCGTGGCCGCGGGTGCCGCGGCCTGCGGGCCCAAGGACAACAAGGGCGGCGACGGCAGCTCCGGCGCGGCGGGCAAGCCGGAGAAGGGCGGCACGCTCACCGTCCTCAACAGCAAGCCGCAGGAGGACTTCGACCCCGCGCGGCTCTACACCTCCGGCGGCGGCAACATCCCGTCCCTGGTCTTCCGTACGCTCACCACCCGCAACCGGGAGGACGGCGCGGCCGGCGCGAAGGTCGTCCCCGACCTCGCGACCGACCTGGGCACGCCCAGCAAGAACGCCACCGTGTGGACGTACACCCTCAAGGACGACCTGAAGTACGAGGACGGCACCGCGATCACCAGTGCCGACATCAAGTACGGCATCGAGCGCTCCTTCGCCGCCGAACTCTCCGGCGGCGCGCCCTACCTGCGCGACTGGCTGATCGGCGGCGCCGACTACCAGGGCCCGTACAAGGACAAGAAGGGCCTCGACTCGATCGAGACGCCCGACGCGAAGACGATCGTCTTCCACCTCAACAAGCCGGAGGGCGAATTCCCCTTCCTGGCCACGCAGACCCAGACGACCCCGGTGCCCGAGGCCAAGGACAAGGGCACCAAGTACGAGGTGCACCCGCTCTCCTCGGGCCCGTACAAGGTCGTCAAGAACGAGGGCGACGGCGAGCGCCTGACCCTGGAGCGCAACCCGCACTGGTCGGAAGCGACCGACGAGGAGCGCAAGGCCTACCCCGACCGGATCGACGTGCGCTCCGGGCTCGACTCCGCCGTCATCAACCAGCGCCTGTCCGCATCGCAGGGCGCCGACGCCGCCGCCGTCACCACCGACACCAACCTGGGCCCGGCCGAGCTCGCCAAGGTCACCGGCGACAAGAAGCTGGCCGCCCGCGTCGGCACCGGCCACTTCGGCTACACCAACTACATCGCCTTCAACCCGAAGGTGAAGCCGTTCGACAACCCGAAGGTGCGTCAGGCGATCTCGTACGCCGTCGACCGCTCCTCCGTGGTCAACGCGGCCGGCGGCTCCTCGCTCGCCGAGCCCGCCACCACCTTCCTGCCCGACCAGGCGGCCTTCGGCTACACGCCGTACGACCACTTCCCGGCCGGGAAGACCGGCAACGCGGCCAAGGCCAAGGAGCTGCTGAAGGGGGCCGGCTACCCCAAGGGGCTGACCGTCACCCTCACGCACTCCAACGACAAGGACTTCGCCACCAGCCCGGAGATCGCCACCGCGCTCCAGGAGGCGCTGAAGAAGGCCGGAATCACCGTCAAGCTCCAGGGCCTGGAGAGCAACGACTACTCCGACACGGTCTACAACGTGAAGAGCGAGCCCGGCTTCTTCCTCGGCGGCTGGGGCGCCGACTGGCCGTCCGGCGGCCCGTTCTTCGCGCCGATCTTCGACGGGCGCCAGATCGTCAAGTCCGGCTACAACTTCAACTCCGGCCAGCTGAACGACCCCGCGGTCAACAAGGAGATCGACGAGATCAACAAGCTGACCGACCTGGGCGCCGCCGCGAAGCGCTGGGGCGCGCTCGACAAGAAGGTCGGTGAGCAGGCGCTGACCGTGCCGCTGTTCCACCCGGTCTACAAGCGCCTGTACGGCGAGTCCGTCAAGAACGTCGTGATCAGCGACTGGACCGGCGTGCTCGACATCTCGCAGGTCGCGGTCAAGTAG
- a CDS encoding ABC transporter permease, whose protein sequence is MAEATLVEEAGAAKVPASGANPFWRRLRARRAALVAAAIVALLVLVALAAPLLAGIEGQDPTTYHPELVDSATGGVPVGSFGGISAEHWLGVEPLTGRDLFARVVHGARVSLGVALAATLLQVIIGVGIGLAAGLGNRFVDQALSRVTDVVVALPVMVIALGALAVVPTSFPRPVLIAVIIGLVGWSGISKIVRAQTLSLKSRDHVAAARLSGWGSWQIAKRELLPALAAPVITYAVLLFPSNIVVEAALSFLGVGIKPPTPSWGQMLSDADTWYQAAPTYLLIPALLLFVTVLALTVLGEGVRTALDPRAESRLRIGTGRKKEADA, encoded by the coding sequence ATGGCAGAGGCAACTCTGGTCGAGGAGGCGGGGGCCGCGAAGGTCCCCGCCTCCGGGGCCAATCCGTTCTGGCGGCGGCTGCGCGCCCGGCGCGCGGCCCTCGTGGCGGCCGCGATCGTCGCCCTGCTGGTCCTGGTCGCGCTCGCCGCACCGCTGCTCGCGGGCATCGAGGGCCAGGACCCCACCACGTACCACCCGGAGCTCGTCGACTCCGCCACCGGCGGGGTGCCGGTCGGCTCCTTCGGCGGGATCAGCGCCGAGCACTGGCTCGGCGTCGAACCGCTCACCGGGCGCGACCTGTTCGCCCGTGTCGTCCACGGGGCACGGGTCTCGCTCGGCGTCGCGCTCGCCGCCACCCTGCTCCAGGTGATCATCGGGGTCGGCATCGGGCTCGCGGCCGGGCTCGGCAACCGCTTCGTCGACCAGGCGCTCAGCCGGGTCACCGACGTCGTGGTCGCGCTGCCCGTCATGGTGATCGCGCTCGGCGCGCTCGCCGTCGTACCCACGAGCTTCCCCCGCCCGGTCCTGATCGCCGTGATCATCGGCCTCGTCGGCTGGTCCGGAATCTCGAAGATCGTGCGCGCCCAGACGCTCTCGCTGAAATCGCGCGACCACGTCGCCGCCGCCCGGCTCAGCGGCTGGGGCTCCTGGCAGATCGCCAAGCGCGAACTGCTGCCCGCGCTGGCCGCCCCCGTCATCACCTACGCGGTGCTGCTCTTCCCGTCGAACATCGTCGTCGAAGCGGCCCTGTCCTTCCTCGGCGTGGGCATCAAGCCGCCCACGCCGTCCTGGGGACAGATGCTCAGCGACGCCGACACCTGGTACCAGGCGGCGCCCACCTATCTGCTGATCCCCGCCCTGCTGCTCTTCGTCACCGTGCTGGCGCTGACGGTCCTCGGCGAGGGCGTACGCACCGCGCTCGACCCGCGCGCCGAGTCCCGGCTGCGGATCGGCACCGGACGGAAGAAGGAGGCCGACGCGTGA
- a CDS encoding ABC transporter permease encodes MKWFLLRRLGGALFVLLALSVVVYAAFYVAPGNVAQIACGPRCSPAQVAQVSEQLHLGDPLYVQYAHFLQGLFVGRDYSTGTGVLHCQAPCLGLSYQSDQQVTELILAKLPATASLAVGAFVLWMLLGVGTGLLSVWRRGRPTERVLTWITLAGMATPVFVIGLLLIIILVTALQILPFPDYVPLTEDPEQWAWNLLLPWISLALVSAAPYARMTRASMLETLAEDHVRTFRAYGVGERALVGRHALRGALAPVIALGALDIGSMFGGAVLTESLFGIPGVGRELVDAVKHVDLPVVVGLVLVTGFFVVLANAVADILQAMADRRVVLA; translated from the coding sequence GTGAAGTGGTTCCTGCTCAGGCGCCTCGGCGGGGCACTCTTCGTGCTGCTCGCCCTCAGCGTCGTCGTCTACGCGGCCTTCTACGTCGCCCCCGGCAACGTCGCGCAGATCGCCTGCGGTCCGCGCTGCTCGCCCGCACAGGTGGCGCAGGTCAGCGAACAGCTGCACCTGGGCGACCCGTTGTACGTGCAGTACGCGCACTTCCTCCAGGGTCTCTTCGTCGGCCGCGACTACTCGACCGGGACCGGCGTGCTGCACTGCCAGGCGCCCTGCCTGGGGCTCTCGTACCAGAGCGACCAGCAGGTCACCGAGCTGATCCTGGCCAAGCTCCCGGCCACCGCCTCGCTCGCCGTCGGCGCCTTCGTGCTGTGGATGCTGCTCGGGGTCGGCACCGGACTGCTCTCGGTGTGGCGGCGCGGCCGGCCGACCGAGCGCGTCCTCACCTGGATCACCCTGGCCGGCATGGCGACCCCGGTGTTCGTCATCGGTCTGCTGCTGATCATCATCCTGGTCACGGCGCTCCAGATCCTGCCGTTCCCGGACTATGTACCGCTCACCGAGGACCCGGAGCAGTGGGCCTGGAACCTGTTGCTGCCCTGGATCTCGCTGGCCCTGGTGTCGGCGGCACCGTACGCCCGGATGACCCGGGCCTCGATGCTGGAGACCCTGGCCGAGGACCATGTGCGCACCTTCAGGGCGTACGGGGTCGGCGAACGGGCGCTCGTCGGGCGGCACGCGCTGCGCGGTGCGCTGGCGCCGGTGATCGCGCTCGGCGCACTGGACATCGGCTCGATGTTCGGCGGCGCCGTCCTCACCGAATCGCTCTTCGGGATTCCGGGGGTCGGCCGTGAACTCGTCGACGCCGTGAAGCACGTGGACCTTCCGGTGGTCGTCGGTCTGGTGCTCGTCACCGGATTCTTCGTCGTCCTCGCCAATGCCGTCGCCGACATCCTGCAGGCGATGGCCGACCGACGGGTGGTGCTGGCATGA
- a CDS encoding ABC transporter ATP-binding protein, which yields MSLVEVSDLSISFGDVRAVDGLSFSLEPGGALGVVGESGSGKSASAYALLGLHRGTGAKVGGSIRVAGVDVTAADDAELRALRGAKAAMVFQDPLSSLDPYYAVGDQIAEVYRVHNRASRRAARARAVEVLDRVGIPDAVRRSRSRPHEFSGGMRQRALIAMALACEPQLLIADEPTTALDVTVQAQILDLLHDLRRETGMGLLLVTHDVGVAAESVDEVLVMQSGRAVERGPVGEVLVAPREPYTKALLSAVPRVTEPRVPAGPAADDGEVLVEAADVRQVFGRGKTALAAVDGVSLTVRRGETLGIVGESGSGKTTLGRMLVGLLEPTSGRLTRDARVQMVFQDPVSSLNPRRSIGESVADPLRASGERDEVVIRARVRDLLTRVGLAPESYDRYPHEFSGGQRQRVGIARALAAEPELIVCDEAVSALDVTTQAQVTALLAELQRELGLALVFIAHDLAVVRQVSDRVAVMRQGRIVEEGAVDQVYGDPRDPYTKQLLAAVPALDPALAAVRRAARKELAAA from the coding sequence ATGAGCCTGGTCGAAGTCTCCGATCTCTCGATCTCGTTCGGCGACGTGCGGGCGGTGGACGGGCTGTCGTTCTCGCTGGAGCCCGGGGGCGCGCTCGGTGTCGTCGGCGAGTCCGGCTCCGGCAAGAGCGCCTCGGCGTACGCCCTGCTCGGACTGCACCGGGGGACCGGTGCGAAGGTCGGCGGCTCGATCCGGGTCGCCGGGGTGGACGTGACGGCGGCGGACGACGCGGAACTGCGGGCCCTGCGGGGCGCGAAGGCCGCGATGGTCTTCCAGGACCCGCTGTCCTCGCTGGACCCGTACTACGCGGTGGGCGACCAGATCGCCGAGGTATACCGGGTCCACAACCGGGCTTCCCGCCGGGCGGCGCGGGCGCGGGCGGTGGAGGTGCTGGACCGGGTCGGGATCCCCGACGCGGTACGGCGGTCCCGGTCCCGGCCGCACGAGTTCTCCGGCGGGATGCGGCAGCGGGCGCTGATCGCGATGGCCCTGGCCTGCGAGCCCCAGCTGCTCATCGCCGACGAGCCGACGACCGCCCTCGACGTCACCGTCCAGGCCCAGATCCTGGACCTGCTCCACGATCTGCGCCGCGAGACGGGCATGGGGCTGCTGCTGGTCACGCACGACGTGGGCGTGGCGGCGGAGTCGGTCGACGAGGTGCTGGTCATGCAGTCGGGTCGGGCGGTGGAACGGGGGCCGGTGGGCGAGGTGCTCGTGGCGCCGCGCGAGCCGTACACGAAGGCGCTGCTGTCGGCGGTGCCCCGGGTGACGGAGCCGCGCGTTCCGGCCGGCCCGGCGGCGGACGACGGCGAGGTACTCGTCGAAGCCGCCGACGTCCGGCAGGTGTTCGGCAGGGGGAAGACCGCCCTCGCCGCCGTCGACGGGGTCTCCCTCACCGTCCGGCGCGGCGAGACCCTCGGCATCGTCGGTGAGAGCGGCAGCGGCAAGACCACCCTCGGGCGGATGCTCGTCGGACTGCTGGAACCCACCTCGGGGCGGCTCACCCGCGACGCCCGGGTGCAGATGGTCTTCCAGGACCCCGTCTCCTCCCTCAACCCGCGCCGCTCGATCGGTGAGTCGGTCGCCGACCCGCTGCGGGCCTCGGGGGAGCGCGACGAGGTGGTGATCAGGGCGCGGGTACGGGATCTGCTGACGCGGGTCGGGCTCGCCCCGGAGAGCTACGACCGCTATCCGCACGAGTTCAGCGGCGGACAGCGCCAGCGCGTCGGGATCGCACGGGCGCTGGCCGCCGAGCCGGAGCTGATCGTCTGCGACGAGGCCGTCTCCGCGCTCGATGTGACGACCCAGGCCCAGGTGACCGCCCTGCTGGCGGAACTGCAGCGGGAACTGGGGCTCGCCCTGGTCTTCATCGCGCACGACCTCGCCGTCGTACGGCAGGTCAGCGACCGGGTCGCCGTCATGCGACAGGGCCGGATCGTCGAGGAGGGCGCGGTGGACCAGGTGTACGGAGACCCCCGGGACCCGTACACCAAGCAGCTGCTGGCGGCCGTTCCCGCGCTCGATCCGGCGCTCGCGGCGGTGCGCCGCGCGGCCCGCAAGGAGCTGGCCGCCGCCTGA
- a CDS encoding DUF3492 domain-containing protein, whose product MRIGLLTDGGYPYATGESRLWCDRLVRGLAQHEFDLFALSRSAEQEAQGWVQLPIQVSRVRTAPLWTADEDVLGIRAPKGLLARIVTGGGARSYGRRERQRFTAHLTALAASVCAAGVANGEDESAGGGAGAGEPGADGRTTAADAQFIDGRTTAAAADAQFRDGLYGLAELAREHGGLSAALRSETAVRVLEAACRAPGTGRTVQAATVLDLLAFARELDLVLRPLSFDWYDEEGLGAVDLCHATSGGGAALPGLLAKRLFGVPLLVTEHGVQLRAHYLAATGTPLSAPVRALLAGFHGRLATEVYRQAAIVTPGNTHARRWQERCGAGREKLRTIYPGMESDRFTALGESGDSGPDDTLVWVGRIEPAKDLIALLHAFAEVRKAEPGARLRIIGAPARGPEGATYLAHCRALAAQLFPDEATDAHAVGDNPVSFEDIGGAEVPDLPDAYAAGGVVVLSSVVEGFPIGLVEAMFCGRATVSTDVGAVVEVIGGTGLVVPPRNPRALADACLALLRDPERRARLGAAARARALELFTVEQNLAAFRGIYLELISHAPVRRAAEEVDADGEPRPFATPPEAHVLGPWTASGPALAATAGRKPSWAVCAGARGAGGGDV is encoded by the coding sequence GTGCGGATCGGACTCCTCACCGACGGTGGTTATCCGTATGCGACCGGTGAGTCCAGGCTCTGGTGCGACCGTCTGGTACGCGGGCTCGCGCAGCACGAGTTCGATCTCTTCGCGCTCAGCCGTTCCGCCGAACAGGAAGCCCAGGGCTGGGTCCAGCTCCCCATACAGGTCAGCCGGGTGCGGACGGCACCGCTGTGGACGGCCGACGAGGACGTCCTGGGCATCCGGGCCCCCAAGGGGCTGCTCGCCCGGATAGTGACGGGCGGGGGCGCCCGCTCGTACGGGCGGCGCGAACGACAGCGCTTCACGGCGCACCTCACGGCTCTCGCGGCCTCGGTCTGCGCGGCGGGCGTGGCGAACGGTGAGGACGAGTCCGCCGGCGGGGGCGCGGGTGCCGGTGAACCGGGCGCCGACGGGCGTACGACCGCCGCGGACGCGCAGTTCATCGACGGGCGTACGACCGCCGCCGCCGCGGACGCGCAGTTCAGGGACGGCCTGTACGGACTCGCCGAACTGGCCCGCGAGCACGGCGGACTCAGCGCTGCCCTGCGCTCCGAGACCGCCGTGCGCGTACTCGAAGCCGCCTGCCGCGCCCCGGGCACCGGGCGCACCGTCCAGGCCGCCACCGTCCTCGACCTCCTCGCCTTCGCCCGAGAGCTCGACCTGGTGCTCCGCCCGCTCTCGTTCGACTGGTACGACGAGGAGGGCCTCGGGGCGGTCGACCTCTGTCACGCGACGTCCGGCGGTGGAGCCGCCCTGCCGGGGCTGCTGGCCAAACGACTCTTCGGGGTGCCGCTGCTGGTCACCGAGCACGGCGTGCAGCTGCGGGCGCACTACCTCGCGGCGACCGGCACCCCGCTGAGTGCGCCGGTGCGCGCCCTGCTCGCCGGCTTCCACGGGCGGCTCGCCACCGAGGTGTACCGGCAGGCCGCGATCGTCACCCCCGGCAACACCCACGCCCGCCGCTGGCAGGAGCGGTGCGGCGCCGGACGCGAGAAGCTGCGCACCATCTACCCCGGCATGGAGTCCGACCGCTTCACGGCGCTGGGGGAGAGCGGCGACAGCGGCCCCGACGACACCCTGGTCTGGGTCGGCCGGATCGAGCCCGCCAAGGACCTGATAGCGCTGCTGCACGCCTTCGCGGAGGTACGGAAGGCCGAGCCGGGCGCCCGGCTGCGGATCATCGGCGCCCCGGCGCGGGGCCCGGAGGGCGCCACCTATCTCGCGCACTGCCGGGCGCTCGCCGCCCAGCTGTTCCCCGACGAGGCCACGGACGCGCATGCCGTCGGCGACAACCCGGTCTCCTTTGAGGACATCGGCGGAGCCGAGGTGCCCGACCTGCCGGACGCCTATGCGGCGGGCGGGGTCGTCGTCCTCTCCAGCGTGGTCGAGGGCTTTCCGATCGGTCTCGTCGAGGCGATGTTCTGCGGCAGGGCCACGGTGTCGACGGATGTCGGCGCGGTCGTCGAGGTCATCGGCGGCACCGGGCTCGTGGTGCCCCCGCGCAACCCCAGGGCGCTGGCCGATGCCTGTCTCGCGCTGCTGCGGGATCCCGAGAGGCGTGCACGGCTCGGAGCGGCGGCGCGCGCCCGCGCGCTCGAACTCTTCACCGTCGAACAGAACCTCGCGGCCTTTCGCGGCATTTACCTGGAGCTGATCTCGCACGCCCCGGTGCGCAGGGCGGCCGAAGAGGTGGATGCCGACGGCGAACCGCGCCCGTTCGCCACCCCGCCGGAGGCGCATGTCCTGGGCCCGTGGACGGCCTCGGGCCCCGCCCTCGCGGCCACGGCCGGCCGCAAGCCCAGCTGGGCCGTCTGCGCGGGAGCGCGGGGAGCGGGTGGCGGCGATGTGTGA
- a CDS encoding NAD-dependent epimerase/dehydratase family protein, producing MRVLLLGANGFLGRFVADRLLADPAVHLTALGRGDDADVRFDLASGSPGALTRFLDAVHPGVVVNCAGATRGGARDLTRHNTVAVATVCEAMRRSGCTARLVQVGCSSEYGPSQPGSSTAEDAIPRPGGPYGVSKLAATELVLGSGLDAVVLRVFSPVGPGTPAGSPLGRLAEAMRRAMQSGDGELKLSGLGVQRDFVDVRDVARAVHAASLSAAQGVVNIGTGRAVRLRDAAAVLARVAGYAGALHELDAPPPRLPIGAPRTSTESVIEHLSATPSPYPDGCGAWQQADVRTARDRLGWRPRIILEESLADIWMEAACRI from the coding sequence ATGAGGGTGCTGCTGCTCGGAGCCAACGGATTCCTCGGCCGGTTCGTGGCCGACCGCCTGCTCGCCGACCCCGCCGTGCACCTCACGGCGCTCGGCCGCGGCGACGACGCCGACGTACGGTTCGACCTTGCCAGCGGCAGCCCCGGCGCGCTGACCCGATTCCTGGACGCCGTCCACCCCGGAGTGGTCGTCAACTGCGCGGGCGCCACCCGCGGCGGGGCCCGCGATCTGACCCGCCACAACACCGTCGCCGTCGCCACGGTCTGCGAGGCGATGCGGCGCAGCGGCTGCACGGCCCGGCTCGTCCAGGTCGGCTGCTCGTCGGAGTACGGGCCCTCCCAGCCCGGCTCGTCCACCGCCGAGGACGCGATCCCGCGCCCCGGCGGCCCGTACGGCGTCAGCAAACTCGCCGCCACCGAACTCGTCCTCGGCTCCGGCCTCGACGCGGTCGTGCTGCGGGTCTTCTCGCCGGTCGGTCCGGGCACCCCGGCCGGTTCCCCGCTCGGCAGGCTCGCCGAGGCGATGCGCCGGGCCATGCAGTCCGGCGACGGCGAGCTGAAGCTCAGCGGCCTCGGCGTGCAGCGCGACTTCGTGGACGTACGCGATGTCGCGCGCGCCGTGCACGCCGCCTCGCTCTCCGCCGCCCAGGGCGTCGTCAACATCGGTACCGGCCGCGCCGTGCGGCTCCGGGACGCGGCCGCCGTCCTCGCCAGGGTCGCCGGATACGCGGGCGCACTCCACGAGCTCGACGCGCCCCCGCCCCGGCTGCCCATCGGGGCCCCGCGCACCTCGACCGAGTCGGTCATCGAGCACCTCTCGGCGACCCCGTCCCCCTACCCGGACGGCTGCGGCGCCTGGCAGCAGGCCGACGTCCGCACCGCCAGGGACCGGCTCGGCTGGCGCCCCCGGATCATCCTGGAGGAGTCCCTCGCCGACATCTGGATGGAGGCGGCATGCCGTATCTGA
- a CDS encoding spherulation-specific family 4 protein yields MPYLTSTGTARRTSGAEQLGFGVPGYAHPLLAPAEWAELARPGTPLHWAVLNIDNGPGARPDPHCLEAAGRLRNARERAVHGEDPQDSVRAAGGRLLGHLDLAHGSRPFGELIADAQSFLDWYRVDGFYLGRCPAERAHLPAVRRLTSTLATLLEDGDRPCGEGSGKVVLGLGTHPYPGYAEAADQLVTFCGPWTDYRWSQVAEWTASYPPERFAHFVHGVPRTHLEEAMRIARWQGAGTIFFTDRDGQNGQIDPFAALPRYWDEIVSRIGPGVSE; encoded by the coding sequence ATGCCGTATCTGACCAGCACCGGAACGGCCCGCCGGACCAGCGGCGCCGAACAGCTCGGTTTCGGCGTACCGGGCTATGCGCATCCGCTGCTCGCACCGGCCGAATGGGCCGAACTGGCCCGCCCCGGCACTCCGCTGCACTGGGCCGTCCTCAACATCGACAACGGCCCCGGCGCCCGCCCCGATCCGCACTGCCTGGAAGCCGCGGGCCGGCTCCGCAACGCGCGGGAGCGGGCCGTGCACGGCGAGGACCCGCAGGACTCGGTCCGGGCGGCGGGCGGCCGGCTGCTGGGCCATCTCGATCTGGCCCACGGCAGCCGCCCCTTCGGGGAACTGATCGCCGACGCACAGTCGTTCCTCGACTGGTACCGCGTCGACGGCTTCTATCTCGGCCGCTGCCCGGCCGAGCGCGCCCACCTCCCGGCGGTACGCCGTCTCACCAGCACCCTCGCGACGCTCCTCGAAGACGGCGACCGCCCGTGCGGGGAGGGGAGCGGGAAGGTGGTGCTCGGGCTGGGCACCCATCCGTACCCCGGCTATGCCGAGGCCGCCGACCAACTGGTCACCTTCTGCGGACCGTGGACCGACTACCGCTGGTCGCAGGTGGCGGAGTGGACCGCTTCCTACCCGCCGGAGCGGTTCGCGCACTTCGTCCACGGCGTTCCGCGCACCCACCTCGAAGAGGCCATGCGCATCGCCCGCTGGCAGGGCGCGGGCACGATCTTCTTCACGGACCGAGACGGCCAAAACGGCCAAATAGACCCATTCGCGGCGCTGCCCAGGTACTGGGACGAAATCGTCTCGCGGATCGGACCTGGTGTCTCGGAATGA
- the moeZ gene encoding adenylyltransferase/sulfurtransferase MoeZ — MSLPPLVEPAAELTVDEVRRYSRHLIIPDVGMDGQKRLKNAKVLCVGAGGLGSPALMYLAAAGVGTLGIVEFDEVDESNLQRQIIHSQSDIGRSKAESAKDSVLGINPYVNVVLHEERLEADNVMDIFAQYDLIVDGTDNFATRYLVNDAAVLLNKPYIWGSIYRFDGQASVFWSEHGPCYRCLYPEPPPPGMVPSCAEGGVLGVLCASIGSIQVNEAIKLLAGIGDPLVGRLMIYDALEMQYRQVKVRKDPDCAVCGENPTVTELIDYEAFCGVVSEEAQEAALGSTITPKQLKEWIDADEKIEIIDVREPNEFEIVSIPGAKLIPKNEFLMGNALQDLPQDKRIVLHCKTGVRSAEVLAVLKSAGFADAVHVGGGVIGWVNQIEPEKPVY, encoded by the coding sequence GTGTCGCTGCCACCCCTGGTCGAGCCAGCTGCTGAGCTCACCGTCGACGAGGTCCGCAGGTACTCCCGCCACCTGATCATCCCGGATGTCGGGATGGACGGACAGAAGCGGCTGAAGAACGCGAAGGTGCTCTGTGTCGGTGCCGGCGGTCTCGGCTCGCCGGCCCTGATGTACCTGGCCGCGGCCGGTGTCGGCACGCTCGGCATCGTGGAATTCGACGAGGTCGACGAGTCGAACCTGCAGCGCCAGATCATCCACAGCCAGTCCGACATCGGGCGCTCCAAGGCCGAGTCCGCCAAGGACTCGGTGCTGGGCATCAACCCGTATGTGAATGTGGTCCTTCACGAGGAGCGGCTCGAAGCCGACAACGTGATGGACATCTTCGCCCAGTACGACCTGATCGTGGACGGCACGGACAACTTCGCCACCCGCTATCTGGTCAACGATGCGGCCGTACTGCTGAACAAGCCGTACATCTGGGGCTCGATCTACCGGTTCGACGGCCAGGCGTCCGTCTTCTGGTCCGAGCACGGCCCCTGCTACCGCTGCCTCTACCCGGAGCCGCCGCCGCCGGGCATGGTCCCGTCCTGCGCCGAGGGCGGCGTGCTCGGGGTGCTCTGCGCGTCGATCGGTTCCATCCAGGTCAACGAGGCCATCAAGCTGCTCGCCGGCATCGGCGACCCGCTGGTCGGCCGACTGATGATCTACGACGCCCTGGAGATGCAGTACCGCCAGGTCAAGGTCCGCAAGGACCCCGACTGCGCGGTGTGCGGCGAGAACCCCACCGTCACCGAGCTCATCGACTACGAGGCCTTCTGCGGCGTCGTGTCCGAGGAGGCACAGGAGGCGGCGCTCGGCTCCACGATCACTCCCAAGCAGCTCAAGGAGTGGATCGACGCGGACGAGAAGATCGAGATCATCGACGTCCGAGAGCCGAACGAGTTCGAGATCGTCTCGATCCCCGGCGCGAAGCTGATCCCGAAGAACGAGTTCCTGATGGGCAACGCCCTCCAGGACCTCCCGCAGGACAAGCGCATCGTCCTGCACTGCAAGACGGGTGTCCGCAGCGCCGAGGTCCTCGCGGTCCTCAAGTCGGCGGGCTTCGCCGACGCGGTGCACGTGGGCGGCGGCGTGATCGGCTGGGTCAACCAGATCGAGCCCGAGAAGCCGGTGTACTGA